The following proteins are encoded in a genomic region of Cervus elaphus chromosome 15, mCerEla1.1, whole genome shotgun sequence:
- the MMRN2 gene encoding multimerin-2, with the protein MILTLLIGLGGPLGWGMLGTWAQAPGTRFSDPHHPQPPGVWRAGAEDTGRDPVRRNWCPYQKSRLVTFVAACKTEKFLVHSQQPCPQGAPNCQKVKVMYRVAHKPVYQVKQKVLASVAWRCCPGFAGPDCQHHDPMATPEPEDPGDSLQEPWDGPVDFESGHPAVEIRNTVEQQERRLRDLQNDIHQMADSLPGLWEAWASNLTVATTEANQTELEFPARSLEQVLLPHINTFLQGHLSPMWRSFNQSLHSLSQVIRNLSLDVEANRQALKKVQESSVARADFQELGTKFETKVQENAQRVGQLRQEVEDRLHAQRLSMHQSLSEVQTDVDIKLKKLLKAQESAVINSSVVLAVAGAAARPEPESLNARLGQLQRNLSALHVATAHREEALQSTLADMKATLARHVDEIKELYSESDDTFDEISKVQRQVQELEVNHTALRELRVILMEKSLIMEENKEDVERQLLELNLTLQHLQGAHADLIKYVKDCNCQKLYFDLDVIREDQRDTTRALEETQVSLDERRQQDGSSLQALSDTVASLSLAVDTHQAESQRARAEAARLRSQLRALGGEVSALRANETEIRREIRQLHSSFSALLEDALRHEAVLAALFGEEVMEEMSEEGPGTLPLRYEQIRVALMDAASGLREQALGWDALAARVTALEQASGASGQTARLEPSRDASLEEVSALDLAGLAQELQRLSSDMERVGQCCEASWVSSLNSSLEGLRGELSTTERGLERHQRLFHSLFGNFQGLVAANVSLDLEKLQAMLNRKGKKQQKGLEAPKRRDRKQVESLEDVHVKGPALWEAGSPVAFYASFSEGTTALQTVKFNTAYINVGSSYFPEHGYFRAPERGVYLFAVSIEFGPGPGTGQLVFGGHHRTPVYTTEEQRGGSPATTFAMAELQKGERVWFELTQGSIMKRSPPGTAFGGFLLFKT; encoded by the exons taactGGTGCCCCTACCAGAAGTCCAGACTGGTCACCTTCGTAGCTGCTTGCAAAACCGAGAAATTCCTCGTCCACTCACAGCAACCATGTCCGCAGGGGGCTCCGAACTGCCAGAAGGTCAAAGTCAT GTACCGCGTGGCCCACAAGCCGGTGTACCAGGTCAAGCAGAAGGTGCTGGCCTCCGTGGCCTGGAGATGCTGCCCGGGCTTTGCGGGCCCCGACTGCCAGCACCACG ATCCCATGGCAACCCCTGAGCCTGAAGATCCAGGTGATAGCCTCCAGGAGCCTTGGGATGGGCCAGTTGACTTTGAATCTG GTCATCCAGCTGTAGAGATCCGCAACACAGTGGAGCAGCAAGAACGCCGACTGAGAGATCTCCAGAATGACATCCACCAGATGGCAGACAGCCTCCCAGGCCTGTGGGAAGCCTGGGCAAGCAACCTCACAGTGGCAACAACTGAAGCAAATCAAACAGAGCTTG AGTTTCCAGCCAGATCCTTGGAGCAAGTGCTACTGCCCCACATCAACACCTTCCTGCAAGGACATCTCAGCCCCATGTGGAGAAGCTTCAACCAAAGCCTGCACAGCCTCTCCCAGGTCATAAGAAATTTATCTCTTGATGTGGAGGCCAACCGACAGGCCCTCAAGAAGGTCCAGGAGAGCTCTGTGGCCAGAGCTGACTTCCAGGAGCTTGGTACCAAATTTGAGACCAAGGTCCAGGAGAACGCCCAGAGGGTGggccagctgaggcaggaggtgGAGGACCGCCTACATGCCCAGCGCCTGTCCATGCACCAGTCCCTCTCAGAGGTCCAGACCGATGTGGACATCAAGTTGAAGAAGCTCCTTAAGGCCCAGGAGTCTGCGGTGATCAATAGCAGCGTGGTCCTGGCAGTAGCAGGGGCAGCAGCAAGGCCAGAGCCAGAGAGCCTGAACGCCAGGCTGGGCCAGCTGCAGAGGAACCTCTCCGCCCTGCATGTGGCCACTGCCCACAGGGAAGAGGCGTTACAGAGCACCCTGGCAGACATGAAGGCCACCCTGGCCCGGCACGTGGATGAGATCAAGGAGCTGTACTCGGAATCGGATGACACCTTCGATGAGATCAGCAAGGTGCAGCGGCAGGTGCAGGAGCTGGAGGTGAACCACACGGCGCTGCGAGAGCTGCGGGTGATCCTGATGGAGAAGTCACTGATCATGGAGGAGAACAAGGAGGACGTGGAGCGGCAGCTCCTGGAGCTCAACCTTACCCTCCAGCACCTACAGGGCGCCCACGCCGACCTCATCAAGTACGTCAAGGACTGCAACTGCCAGAAACTCTACTTTGACCTGGATGTCATCCGGGAGGACCAAAGGGACACCACGCGAGCCctggaggagacccaggtgagCCTGGACGAACGGCGCCAGCAGGACGGCTCCTCCCTGCAGGCCCTGAGCGACACGGTGGCCTCCCTATCGCTGGCCGTGGACACGCACCAGGCAGAGAGTCAGCGGGCGCGGGCTGAGGCGGCACGGCTCCGGAGCCAGCTGCGTGCCCTGGGCGGCGAGGTGAGTGCGCTGCGGGCCAACGAGACCGAGATCCGCCGCGAGATCCGCCAGTTGCACAGCTCCTTCTCCGCCCTGCTGGAGGACGCGCTGCGGCACGAGGCCGTGCTGGCTGCTCTTTTCGGGGAGGAGGTGATGGAGGAGATGTCGGAGGAGGGGCCTGGCACGCTGCCCTTGCGCTACGAACAGATCCGCGTCGCCCTGATGGACGCGGCCAGCGGGCTGCGGGAGCAGGCTTTAGGCTGGGACGCGTTGGCCGCCAGGGTGACTGCCTTGGAACAGGCCTCGGGGGCCAGCGGGCAAACCGCGCGTTTGGAGCCCAGCCGGGATGCTTCACTAGAGGAGGTCAGTGCGCTGGACCTGGCTGGGCTGGCACAGGAGCTCCAGCGCCTGAGCTCGGACATGGAGCGTGTGGGTCAGTGCTGTGAGGCCTCCTGGGTCTCCTCCCTCAATAGCTCCCTCGAGGGCCTTCGCGGGGAGCTCTCCACGACTGAGCGCGGCTTGGAGAGGCACCAGCGCCTCTTCCACAGCCTCTTTGGGAACTTTCAAGGGCTCGTGGCAGCCAACGTCAGCCTGGACCTGGAGAAGCTACAGGCCATGCTGAACAGGAAAGGGAAGAAGCAGCAGAAAGGCCTGGAAGCTCCCAAGAGGAGGGATCGTAAGCAAGTGGAATCTTTAGAGGATGTGCATGTCAAAGGGCCAGCGCTCTGGGAGGCAG GCTCCCCTGTGGCCTTCTACGCCAGCTTTTCAGAAGGGACCACTGCTCTGCAGACAGTGAAGTTCAACACTGCTTACATCAACGTCGGCAGCAGCTACTTCCCTGAACATGGCTACTTCCGAGCCCCTGAGCGTGGGGTCTATCTGTTTGCAGTGAGCATTGAATTTGGTCCGGGACCAGGCACCGGGCAGCTGGTGTTTGGAGGTCACCATCGGACCCCCGTCTATACCACCGAGGAGCAGAGGGGTGGGAGCCCAGCAACAACCTTTGCTATGGCTGAGCTGCAAAAGGGTGAGAGAGTGTGGTTTGagctaacccagggatcaataaTGAAGAGAAGCCCTCCAGGCACTGCATTCGGGGGCTTCCTGTTGTTCAAGACCTGA